The proteins below are encoded in one region of Sphaerodactylus townsendi isolate TG3544 linkage group LG06, MPM_Stown_v2.3, whole genome shotgun sequence:
- the LOC125435575 gene encoding mucin-4-like: MSSSTPNKHGSGVRCLYGADKMFLEGRQERIWRNIRKIGTTHDEELKFYDWCCNRAGDPRFCDKYGQKRPKISCNGQKPSGRERTAVSRQETSSSSESEELE; the protein is encoded by the exons ATGtcttcctccaccccaaacaAGCACGGCTCCGGGGTGCGTTGCCTATACGGTGCAGATAAGATGTTTCTGGAAGGTCGCCAGGAGAGAATCTGGAGGAATATACGGAAAATTGGAACCACCCACG ATGAAGAGCTGAAATTCTACGACTGGTGTTGTAACCGGGCAGGAGATCCACGTTTTTGTGATAAATACGGCCAGAAGAGACCCAAGATCAGCTGTAATGGACAGAAGCCTTCCGGGAGAG AACGAACAGCTGTGTCACGGCAAGAGACGTCGTCGAGCAGCGAGTCAGAGGAACTAG AATGA